The following is a genomic window from Quadrisphaera sp. RL12-1S.
ACCTCCTTGAGCGTGACCACCTCGCCGATGCGGTCGTACCCGCCGGCGCGCACCACGTTGAGGGACTCGTTGAGGAGCACCTCCTGGCCGTGCCCGAGGGCGTGGGCGTCGACGGCGGGGCTGACCGCCACGCGGACCTTGCGGCCGGCCTGGACGACGTCGGCGGTGCCGTCCTCGTGCAGCTCCAGGAACGTGGCGTACCCGGAGGGCGGCTGCGCGAGGCGCTCCACCTCGCCCTTGAGCTCCACCAGCCGGGCGCGCGCCTCGGTGAGGGTGCGCACCAGCCGGTCGTTCTGGGACGTGGACGCGGCGAGCTGGCGCTCGAGGTCCGCCGCCCGCTCCTCCAGGGCCCGCGTGCGGGCCGGGGTCTCGGCCAGGCGCCGTCGCAGGGCACCCACCTCCTCGCGCAGTCCCTCCACCGCCCGCCGCTGGGCGGGAGGCTCGTGGTGCTCGGTGGTCTCAAAGGGCCCTGAGCTCGCGTCTGACACAGCACACCTCCGCACGACCCGCTCGGCGCGGGCCGGAGTCGAGTCCGTGCTCGACGATAACTCCCGCCTCAGACCTCGCGCGGTGAGATCCCCTCGGCTGCAACAGGACCGTCACCGGGCTGTGACGCAGGAGGCTCCCCCGCTGCCGTCGACGAGGACGACGCGGCGTCGGCGATGCGGGCCGCGTCGCGGGCGGAGCGGCGCAGCTTCTTGTCGGAGGTGCCGCGCACGCCGAGGGAGGCGTCGTCGAACTCCTCCTCGGCCCACGGGGAGACCAGCGTCCCGGACTCGTCGCTGGCGCCGGGCGCCGGACGGCGGCGCCGCTGGGGCGCGGTGGTGCCCGGGGCGAGGCGCCGGCTGGTCATGAGGAACCCGGTGTGGCCGACCATGCGGTGCTCGGGGCGCACCGACAGGCCCTCGAGGTGCCAGCCGCGCACGAGGGACTCCCACGCGCTGGGCTCGGTCCAGCAGCCGGCCCCCCGCAGGTCCTCCGCGAGGCGCGACAGCTGCGTGGCGGTGGCCACGTAGGCGATGAGCACGCCGCCGGGCGCGAGCACGGTCGCCACGGACTCCAGGCACTCCCAGGGGGCCAGCATGTCCAGCACCACGCGGTCGACGCTGCCGGGCTCCTCGCCGTCCTCGGGGTCGACGAGCGCGGTGGCGAGGTCGCCGACGGTGACGCGCCAGGCGGGGTGGGGACCGCCGAAGAACCCTTCGACGTTGCCGCGGGCGATGTCGGCGAAGTCCGCGCGGCGCTCGTAGGAGTGCACGTGCCCGTCGTCGCCGACCGCCCTCAGCAGCGACATCGACAGCGCGCCGGAGCCGACGCCGGCCTCCACCACGCGGGCGCCGGGGAAGACGTCGGCCATGGCGACGATCTGCCCGGCGTCCTTGGGGTAGACCACCGCCGCGCCGCGGGGCATGGACAGCACGTGGTCGGCCAGGAGCGGCCGCAGGGCCAGGTACTCGTGCCCGGAGGTGCTGACCACCACGGAGCCGTCAGGCTCACCGATGAGCTGCTCGTGGCGCAGGTGCCCGCGGTGGGTGTGGAAGGTGGCGCCGGGCGCCAGGGTGATGGTGTGCAGACGACCGCGCGGGTCGGTCAGCTGGACGCGGTCACCCACGCGGAACGGGCCGCGGCGCAGCGCGGAACCGGTGCTCACGGAACGGTCACTCCTCGGTGCTGGACGTCAGGAAGGGGTCTGTCAGGGGTGCTCGGCGGAAGTGCTGGGACGGGTGGGCGAGCCGCCGGCTCAGCGGCGCGCAGCCCGGGGCCCGAGGACGGCCGCGGTGACGTCGCGCGCCAGCAGCAGCCCCACCACCCGGCCGCCGGGGTCCACCAGCACCCACTCCTCGCTGGACTGGCGCGACATGGCGGTGATGAGCTCGGGGCCCACGAGGTGGTCGGGCAGCACCGTGCCGGGAAGCAGGGCCGTGGCCGCCGCGGTGGCGGGGACGGCGGGGCGGCGCTCGGGCGGGACGGCCTGGGCGGCGCCGGGGTCGAGCAGGCCGGCCGGGCGCCCGTCCGGGGCGGTCAGCACCACGCGGGCGCCCCCGGAGGCCTGGGCCGCCGCGAGCGCGTCGGCCACGGACGCGTCGGCGGGCACGGCGACCGCGGGGCGGGCCAGCTCCCGGGCCCGGGCCCGGGGCAGCCGCCGGCGGACGGCGGGGCCGGCGAGGGCCGCTCCGGCACCGGTCCACAGGACGGCGCCGACGGCCCCGGCCCAGACCACCGTGACGATGTCGGGGCGGCCGCCGTGCACCAGCGGCCAGCCGAGGGCGACCACCGGCACGCCGACGGCGAGGACGCGCCCGGTCCACCCCGCGGCGACGGTGCCGCGGTCCCGGTCTCCGGACAGCCGCCACACGGCCGCCTCGAGCAGGCGGCCGCCGTCCAGCGGGAGGCCGGGGAGCACGTTGAACACAGCCACGAAGGCGTTGGTGAGGACGGTGGCGGTGAGCAGCAGCGAGGCCAGCGGCGGCAGGGCCTGGGAGTGCAGGGGCAGGTAGGCCAGCAGCGCGAGCAGCCCGTTGGCGAGGGGGCCCACGACGGCGACGGCGAAGCTGCGCCACGGGGAGGGCATCTCCCGCTCGAACTGGGTGTGACCGCCCATGAGCGTGAGGACGACGCGGGTGGGCGGCAGGCCCACGGCGCGCGCGACCAGCGCGTGGGCCATCTCGTGGACGAGCACCGAGACGCCCAGCAGCACCGCGTAGGCGAAGGAGACCGCGTAGGAGGCGACAGGGCCCAGGCCGGGCGCCGCGTAGGACACCGAGCTGTGGAAGAGCAGGGTGATGATCACGGCGATGACGAACCACGACCGCGCCAGCACCACGGGGACGCCGAGGAGGCGCCCCAGGACCAGGCCCTCGGAGCGCTCGGACGTCGCCCCAGCCACGGCGCCAGGGTACGGGGCCGCGCGGGTGGCCGGTCTGCGGCGCGGGATCCACAGGCACGGGGCCGAGGCGCCCGGGCTGTCGGGGGCGGCGCCTACCGTGGTGGTCGTGTCCGCTTCCCCCACCGCTGAGGCCGCGGCGCCGGTGAGCCGGCGCTCGCTGTCGCCGTCGCGCGCCAGCGACTTCCAGCAGTGCCCGCTGCTCTACCGCTTCCGCACGGTGGACAAGCTGCCCGAGCCGCCGTCGTCGGCGGCGGTCCGGGGCACCCTGGTGCACTCGGCGCTGGAGCACCTCTTCGACCTGCCTGCTGCCCAGCGCACCCCCGAGGCCGCCCAGGCGCTGCTGCCCGGTGCGTGGGAGCAGCTGCAGGTGGACGAGCCCGACGTGGCCACCCTCTTCGACGGCGACGAGGCCGAGCGCACCTGGCTGGAGTCCGCGGCGGCCCTGGTGCGCACGTGGTTCACGCTGGAGGACCCGACGCGCCTGGAGCCGGCCGAGCGAGAGCTGAGGGTCGAGACCGAGCTGGAGTCCGGACTGCTGCTGCGCGGCATCATCGACAGGGTTGACGTCGCCCCCAACGGCATGGTGCGCGTGGTCGACTACAAGACCGGCCGCTCCCCCGGTGAGGGGTTCGAGGGCAAGGCGCTGTTCCAGATGCGCTTCTACGCCCTCGCCGTCTGGCGCCTCAGGGGCGTGGTGCCCGCGCTGCTGCAGCTGGTCTACCTCGGGGACGGCGTGGTCCTGCGGCTGCAGCCCACCGAGGCGGACCTGCTCGCCACCGAGCGCAAGCTCGAGGCGCTGTCCGCGGCCATCGAGAAGGCCCGGGAGAGCGGCGACTGGCGCCCCCGCACCAGCAAGCTGTGCGGCTGGTGCGCCCACCAGGCGCTGTGCCCCGCGTTCGGGGGCACTCCCCCGCCGCTGCCCGTGGCCGTGGGGCCGCGGCCTGAAGACGTGCAGGAGGCTGCAGCGATCGGGTGACCGCCTGCTCCGGACGGGTGTTCGGAGTGCAGTGATCTCGGGGGACGGCCGATCGAGGAGGTGTGAGCAGGCGCACGCCCTTCCTAGGGCGCCCCGTG
Proteins encoded in this region:
- a CDS encoding RecB family exonuclease, translated to MSASPTAEAAAPVSRRSLSPSRASDFQQCPLLYRFRTVDKLPEPPSSAAVRGTLVHSALEHLFDLPAAQRTPEAAQALLPGAWEQLQVDEPDVATLFDGDEAERTWLESAAALVRTWFTLEDPTRLEPAERELRVETELESGLLLRGIIDRVDVAPNGMVRVVDYKTGRSPGEGFEGKALFQMRFYALAVWRLRGVVPALLQLVYLGDGVVLRLQPTEADLLATERKLEALSAAIEKARESGDWRPRTSKLCGWCAHQALCPAFGGTPPPLPVAVGPRPEDVQEAAAIG
- a CDS encoding site-2 protease family protein — protein: MAGATSERSEGLVLGRLLGVPVVLARSWFVIAVIITLLFHSSVSYAAPGLGPVASYAVSFAYAVLLGVSVLVHEMAHALVARAVGLPPTRVVLTLMGGHTQFEREMPSPWRSFAVAVVGPLANGLLALLAYLPLHSQALPPLASLLLTATVLTNAFVAVFNVLPGLPLDGGRLLEAAVWRLSGDRDRGTVAAGWTGRVLAVGVPVVALGWPLVHGGRPDIVTVVWAGAVGAVLWTGAGAALAGPAVRRRLPRARARELARPAVAVPADASVADALAAAQASGGARVVLTAPDGRPAGLLDPGAAQAVPPERRPAVPATAAATALLPGTVLPDHLVGPELITAMSRQSSEEWVLVDPGGRVVGLLLARDVTAAVLGPRAARR
- a CDS encoding tRNA (adenine-N1)-methyltransferase, with translation MSTGSALRRGPFRVGDRVQLTDPRGRLHTITLAPGATFHTHRGHLRHEQLIGEPDGSVVVSTSGHEYLALRPLLADHVLSMPRGAAVVYPKDAGQIVAMADVFPGARVVEAGVGSGALSMSLLRAVGDDGHVHSYERRADFADIARGNVEGFFGGPHPAWRVTVGDLATALVDPEDGEEPGSVDRVVLDMLAPWECLESVATVLAPGGVLIAYVATATQLSRLAEDLRGAGCWTEPSAWESLVRGWHLEGLSVRPEHRMVGHTGFLMTSRRLAPGTTAPQRRRRPAPGASDESGTLVSPWAEEEFDDASLGVRGTSDKKLRRSARDAARIADAASSSSTAAGEPPASQPGDGPVAAEGISPREV